Genomic window (Halococcus saccharolyticus DSM 5350):
GTGCCGCTGTTCGTGCTCATCGAGGCCAGCGTATCGTTCATCAGGCTTCCCGTCATGACCGGGTCCGCGACGCTTGGCGACCCGACGCAGATATCGTGGGGGCAGCTGATATACCGATCACTGTTCACCGCCGGGCTCCCTGCGGCGTGGTGGCTCGCGGGACTCCCGCTGCTGTTCCTGTTCCTGACGGTCTTTTGCTTCAACGTCGTCGGCGACGCGTTCGTTGACGCCCTCGAACCACGCGGCTGACCGCTCGCAGGAGCCTGCCCGCGAGAGACGACTACCGGAGTGCAACGTGTTTCGATGATATCGTCACCGTTGGAGCACCGAAAGCGACCCCGGGCATCGGTCGGCGGTCGCCTCGGTTCTGGGTGGTGACCCTGGTGCTGTCGCTCGGCGGCCGAAAAACGTGAGAGGGGAAGGAACCGACTTACAGGTCGCGCGGCTGGACCGTCTTGCGGTCGTTCTCGTCGGCTCGTCGTGCGGCGTCGTCGAGGAGCTCCGTGACCTCCTCGTCGAGCGCGTCGTAGAAGTCCGACGCAACGTTCATGTCATTGAGCTCTTCTTTCACGGCGGCTTTGACGATCAGGTCTGCCATACGCAGCTTTGTTCCGAAGGGACCTTTATAAACGTTCCCATAATCGTTCGATTTCGGGGTTCTCGACCGGGTTCGCGGTCGAACGGGGAGTCGATGGGGAGTAATAGTTCGGGCTCCGACCGGGGGTATGCGCGAGACGCTCGAAGCGCTCGCAGCGGGCGAGATCTCGGTGACGGCAGCGGAATCGCGGCTTGCAGGCTATGCGACCGGCGAGGCGGGACGATTCGACGCCGCCCGCGAACAGCGCCGCGGTGTCCCCGAGGCGGTGCTCGCAGACGGGAAGACGTCCGCCGAAGTCGCCGAACTCGTCGCGCTCGCCGTCGAGACGACCGGCCGCGGGCTCGCGACGCGGGTCGATCCAGCGACCGCCGACGCAGTCGTCGATCGCCTCGCCGACGACCGCCCCGATGCGACAGTGGCATTCGACGAGCGGACGGGCGTCCTCCGGGCGCACGCGGCCGAGTACGAGACACCCGACCTCGAAGCGGTCGTCGGCGTCGTGACGGCGGGGACCGCCGACACCGGACCAGCAGGTGAAGCCGCCGCCGTGGTGCGCGAGATGGGCGCGACGGTCGAGCAGGTCGACGACGTCGGCGTGGCCGGGCTTCACCGCGCGCTCGATCGGCTCGAGGACATCAGACGGACCGACGTCCTCGTGGTCGCCGCCGGCCGCGAGGGCGCGCTGCCGACGGTGCTGGCGGGGCTGGTCGACGCGCCAGTGATCGGGCTGCCGGTGGCCTCGGGCTACGGCCACGGCGGCGACGGCGAGGCCGCGCTCGCGGGACTCCTCCAGTCGTGTACCGTTCTGACGGTGGTGAACGTCGATGCGGGCTTCGTCGCGGGCGCACAGGCTG
Coding sequences:
- the larB gene encoding nickel pincer cofactor biosynthesis protein LarB, coding for MRETLEALAAGEISVTAAESRLAGYATGEAGRFDAAREQRRGVPEAVLADGKTSAEVAELVALAVETTGRGLATRVDPATADAVVDRLADDRPDATVAFDERTGVLRAHAAEYETPDLEAVVGVVTAGTADTGPAGEAAAVVREMGATVEQVDDVGVAGLHRALDRLEDIRRTDVLVVAAGREGALPTVLAGLVDAPVIGLPVASGYGHGGDGEAALAGLLQSCTVLTVVNVDAGFVAGAQAGLIARAVDAARDREPQRDE